From one Flavobacteriales bacterium genomic stretch:
- a CDS encoding SUMF1/EgtB/PvdO family nonheme iron enzyme translates to MQRPILYLGAIGLLASCGGGGQGQLTGALGRPGWFQIDPYGMNYIPMGSYVMGPSDQDVPYAINNKSKTVSVQAFYIDQTEITNNEYRQFVEYVRDSIAKRILGDEDIGEHVTTEDEFGEELDPPVLNWRTKINWWGDEEREALADMFLSESERFYRRKEFDTRKLMFEYYWIDLKEAARKGTPSNWARDLDLSYTNTKGQNNAIRGHSDRSKFIIKEVINVYPDTLVWVHDFTYSFNEPMTENYFWHPAYDDYPVVGITWVQANAFNVWRTQLMNSWLEHNGEAFVNRFRLPTEAEWEYASRGGLDLAPYPWGGPYVRNRQGCFLGNFKPLHGNYVDDGGFHTVPVDSYTPNDYGLYQMAGNVSEWTSTAYDESVYDFAHDLNPEYAYDALATDAPSLKRKVIRGGSWKDIGYYMQTGTRSYEYQDTTKAYIGFRSVMTYLGRGKAVNAEDL, encoded by the coding sequence ATGCAACGTCCCATCTTGTATCTCGGTGCCATCGGCTTGCTGGCGAGCTGTGGCGGAGGCGGTCAGGGGCAACTGACTGGCGCGCTGGGCAGGCCCGGCTGGTTTCAGATTGATCCGTATGGGATGAATTACATCCCCATGGGCAGTTACGTCATGGGTCCTAGCGACCAGGACGTGCCATACGCGATCAACAACAAGAGCAAGACCGTCTCGGTGCAGGCCTTCTACATCGATCAAACGGAGATCACCAACAACGAATACCGCCAGTTCGTGGAGTACGTCCGCGACTCCATCGCGAAGCGGATCCTCGGTGATGAGGATATCGGTGAGCACGTTACAACAGAGGATGAATTCGGAGAGGAGTTGGATCCGCCGGTTCTGAATTGGAGGACCAAGATCAATTGGTGGGGCGATGAAGAGCGCGAGGCATTGGCCGATATGTTCCTCAGCGAAAGCGAGCGCTTCTACCGTCGCAAAGAGTTCGACACGCGCAAGCTCATGTTCGAGTACTACTGGATTGACCTCAAGGAAGCCGCGCGCAAGGGCACGCCGAGCAATTGGGCTCGCGACCTGGATCTTAGCTACACCAACACCAAGGGTCAGAACAATGCGATTCGCGGACATAGTGACCGCAGCAAATTCATCATCAAGGAAGTGATCAACGTGTATCCCGACACGCTGGTTTGGGTGCATGATTTCACCTACTCGTTCAATGAGCCGATGACCGAGAATTATTTCTGGCATCCAGCCTATGACGATTATCCGGTGGTGGGCATCACTTGGGTGCAGGCCAATGCCTTCAACGTGTGGCGCACGCAACTCATGAACAGCTGGCTGGAGCACAATGGAGAGGCCTTCGTGAACCGCTTTCGACTGCCAACCGAGGCCGAGTGGGAGTACGCCTCTCGCGGCGGCTTGGACTTGGCGCCCTACCCTTGGGGCGGCCCCTATGTGCGCAACCGCCAAGGCTGCTTCCTCGGCAACTTCAAGCCCCTGCATGGCAATTACGTGGACGATGGAGGTTTCCACACCGTGCCGGTGGACAGCTACACCCCGAACGACTACGGCCTTTACCAGATGGCCGGCAACGTGAGTGAATGGACGAGCACTGCCTACGATGAAAGCGTGTACGATTTCGCCCATGACCTGAACCCTGAGTACGCCTACGATGCGCTCGCTACCGATGCCCCGTCACTTAAGCGCAAAGTGATTCGTGGCGGCTCGTGGAAGGACATCGGGTACTACATGCAGACCGGTACGCGCAGCTACGAGTACCAGGACACCACCAAGGCCTATATCGGATTCCGGTCAGTGATGACCTACCTGGGCCGCGGCAAGGCCGTGAACGCCGAAGACCTTTAG
- a CDS encoding type IX secretion system membrane protein PorP/SprF: MRGIATAICCAAIAGASFAQQDPKFTQYMFDRLSINPGVAGTSGELCGTLMLRQQWTGFDGAPKTALLNAQGKIARISSGVGLSVFMDELGQQKSTYARLSYSFHRRLGPGTFGIGLAAGMMSHTLGNKWVATDGVPGDNAIPANGNSDMGWDLAAGIYYTSKTLWAGISSTHLTEVELRNVSIQQRRHYFVQAGYNWALQGNQKYILQPSALIKMDGTSTQFDLTANFLYNNMVWLGVSYSTSDFIAPLIGYQFKPTTKSMMRIGYSYDVTTSKLRNYSSGSHEIMVNFCTLLVKPPNVQRHSHPRFL, encoded by the coding sequence ATGAGGGGGATAGCTACTGCAATCTGCTGCGCGGCAATCGCGGGCGCGTCGTTCGCCCAGCAAGACCCGAAGTTCACGCAGTACATGTTCGATCGCCTGTCCATCAATCCCGGTGTGGCCGGCACGTCCGGGGAGCTCTGTGGCACCTTGATGCTGCGCCAGCAATGGACGGGCTTCGATGGCGCGCCGAAGACCGCGCTGCTCAACGCCCAAGGCAAGATCGCCAGAATCAGCTCCGGAGTTGGCCTCTCTGTGTTCATGGATGAGTTGGGTCAGCAGAAGAGCACCTATGCTCGATTGAGCTACTCCTTCCATCGTCGATTGGGTCCAGGGACTTTTGGAATCGGCCTTGCCGCTGGCATGATGAGCCACACCTTGGGCAACAAATGGGTTGCCACCGATGGGGTTCCTGGTGATAATGCCATCCCGGCGAATGGAAATTCTGACATGGGTTGGGATCTTGCAGCTGGCATCTACTACACGAGCAAGACGCTCTGGGCCGGTATCAGCAGCACGCACCTTACGGAGGTTGAACTGCGCAACGTGAGCATCCAGCAGCGCCGGCATTATTTCGTACAGGCGGGTTACAACTGGGCGCTTCAAGGGAATCAGAAGTACATCCTCCAGCCGAGCGCGCTGATCAAGATGGATGGGACCTCGACCCAGTTCGACCTCACAGCCAACTTCCTCTATAATAACATGGTCTGGCTGGGCGTTTCCTACAGCACCAGTGACTTCATCGCCCCGCTCATCGGCTACCAGTTCAAGCCCACCACCAAGTCGATGATGCGCATCGGATACAGCTACGACGTAACCACTTCGAAACTCCGGAATTACAGCAGCGGAAGCCACGAGATCATGGTGAATTTCTGCACCTTGCTGGTGAAACCGCCCAACGTGCAGCGCCATAGTCACCCGCGTTTCCTTTGA
- a CDS encoding formimidoylglutamase produces MDISIYFQPSERFGRNRPEWAGQTLGDGTAFFSHGRDFPSLEGKQVALFGVLDDPGHAKPRACVNAPDAIRAELYRLYQPASSVPLIDLGDIHSGATAADTQHAVAETLAELMRLNIVPVLLGGGQGHTFSQYLAYEKLERTANLVCIDSRFDLGEPGQNLADTSYLSHIVLRQPNYLFNYSNLGYQTYFVDQPGIELMERLLFDTHRLGELRQNIADAEPVLRNADTLSVDMSAIRRADAPGTTWPSPNGLAGDEACQLMRYAGVSEKVSSLGIYELDPGRDEEGVSAQLAAQMVWCFLDGFRSRTNDLPWLDRKRFTRFRIPIRGHEQELVFYKSSVSDRWWMDVPYKAEQEARFERHHLVPCSYSDYQAACREEVPDRWWRTFQKLA; encoded by the coding sequence ATGGACATCAGCATCTATTTCCAGCCCTCTGAGCGATTCGGGCGCAATCGTCCGGAATGGGCCGGTCAAACCTTGGGTGATGGAACCGCCTTCTTCAGCCATGGCCGCGACTTCCCATCGCTCGAAGGCAAGCAAGTGGCCCTCTTCGGCGTGCTCGATGATCCCGGCCACGCCAAACCGCGCGCTTGCGTGAATGCCCCGGATGCCATCCGCGCAGAGCTCTATCGGCTTTATCAGCCCGCGTCGTCCGTTCCGCTGATCGACCTGGGGGACATACATTCCGGGGCCACCGCAGCCGATACACAGCATGCTGTGGCCGAGACACTCGCCGAATTGATGCGCTTGAACATCGTGCCGGTGCTCCTAGGCGGTGGCCAAGGCCACACGTTCAGTCAATACCTGGCCTATGAGAAACTCGAGCGCACCGCGAATCTGGTTTGCATCGACAGTCGATTCGATCTGGGTGAGCCGGGGCAGAACCTGGCCGATACCAGCTATCTGAGCCACATTGTGCTCCGCCAGCCCAATTACCTGTTCAACTACAGCAACCTGGGTTATCAGACTTACTTCGTTGACCAGCCCGGTATTGAATTGATGGAACGGCTGCTCTTCGATACCCACCGCCTTGGGGAGCTGCGCCAGAATATCGCCGATGCCGAACCAGTGCTGCGCAATGCCGATACATTGAGCGTGGACATGAGCGCAATCCGGCGCGCCGATGCCCCCGGAACCACTTGGCCAAGCCCGAACGGACTGGCCGGCGACGAGGCCTGCCAGCTCATGCGGTATGCGGGAGTTAGCGAGAAGGTCAGCTCGCTGGGAATCTACGAGCTCGATCCGGGTCGCGACGAGGAAGGCGTAAGCGCCCAATTGGCCGCCCAAATGGTTTGGTGCTTCCTCGATGGCTTTCGCAGCCGTACCAACGACCTGCCCTGGCTCGACCGCAAGCGCTTCACCCGATTCCGCATCCCGATACGTGGCCACGAGCAGGAACTGGTCTTCTATAAGAGCTCGGTGAGCGACCGCTGGTGGATGGACGTGCCCTACAAGGCCGAGCAGGAGGCCCGCTTCGAGAGGCATCATCTCGTGCCATGCTCCTATTCGGATTACCAAGCAGCCTGTCGGGAAGAAGTGCCTGATCGCTGGTGGCGGACCTTCCAGAAACTAGCTTGA
- the topA gene encoding type I DNA topoisomerase encodes MAKKNASGDLVIVESPAKAKTIEKYLGEGYTVLSSYGHVRDLPERDLSVDVENGFEPTYIIPDDKKGRLAELKKASDKAAMVWLATDEDREGEAISWHLKEALQLSDEKVKRITFNEITKQAVTKAMESPRTIDIHLVDAQQARRVLDRLVGYELSPVLWRKVKPSLSAGRVQSVAVRLIVEREREILGFDSKSAFKVTAVLITEKGATVKAELPARFATEAEAMAFLQGCIGAVYTVGAVEKKPGKRTPAAPFTTSTLQQEASRKLGYGVDRTMRIAQGLYEQGHITYMRTDSVNLSEQAIAAAAGQISTQYGERYSKSRRFTSKSKGAQEAHEAIRPTDMAVRNAGSDTDAERLYDLIWKRTLASQMADAELEKTVVDINISTRPNEQLRAQGEVILFDGFLKVYMEGRDDEGDEEQEGLLPEMRQGEALQLREMTATQRYERPAPRYTEASLVKKLEELGIGRPSTYAPTISTVQKRGYVVKESRDGTPRAYRILTLAEGEIAEKTASENAGAEKQKLFPSDIGMVVNDFLVEHFPVIVDLNFTAKVEEEFDVIAEGKENWREMIARFYKPFHATLGTVKDTAERATGARILGKDPVSGKDVVARIGRFGPMIQIGSAEDEEKPRFASLRKDQSIASVTFEEAMNLFKLPRTLGERDGEVCSVGIGRFGPYVRLGSTYASLTPDDDPLEISLARAVELIDLKKAASATRDLGEYKGEMLVVGRGRFGPFVKYQKTYANIPKGEEPPTVTLERGIELIEAKLAGVRQNILKEFEGSGIQVLAGRYGPYITDGSKNANVPKEQKPEELTLEAATALLAAAPEKKGGKKGGRVASKTAGRSAAKAPAKKARKPATKKKP; translated from the coding sequence ATGGCCAAGAAGAACGCGAGCGGTGATCTGGTGATCGTGGAGTCGCCAGCCAAGGCGAAGACCATTGAGAAATATCTCGGCGAGGGATACACCGTGCTAAGCAGCTATGGCCATGTCCGTGATCTTCCAGAGCGTGACCTGAGCGTGGATGTGGAGAACGGCTTCGAGCCCACCTATATCATCCCTGATGACAAGAAAGGGCGGTTGGCCGAACTGAAGAAGGCCAGCGACAAAGCAGCCATGGTGTGGCTCGCGACCGACGAAGACCGCGAAGGGGAGGCCATCAGCTGGCACCTGAAGGAAGCCTTGCAGCTCAGCGATGAAAAGGTGAAGCGCATCACATTCAATGAGATCACCAAGCAGGCCGTGACCAAGGCCATGGAGAGCCCGCGCACGATTGATATCCACTTGGTTGATGCGCAACAGGCCCGTCGCGTGCTGGATCGACTGGTGGGCTATGAGCTCAGCCCCGTGCTCTGGCGCAAAGTGAAGCCCAGCCTCAGCGCGGGCCGCGTGCAAAGCGTTGCCGTTCGCTTGATCGTGGAGCGTGAGCGCGAGATCCTCGGCTTCGACAGCAAGAGCGCATTCAAGGTCACTGCGGTGCTCATCACGGAGAAAGGCGCCACGGTAAAGGCTGAGCTGCCCGCACGCTTCGCCACCGAGGCGGAGGCCATGGCCTTCCTGCAAGGATGCATCGGCGCAGTGTACACGGTGGGCGCCGTGGAGAAGAAGCCCGGCAAGCGCACGCCAGCCGCGCCCTTCACCACGAGCACCTTGCAGCAGGAGGCCAGCCGCAAGCTCGGCTACGGCGTGGACCGCACAATGCGCATTGCCCAAGGGCTCTACGAGCAAGGGCATATCACCTACATGCGTACCGATTCGGTGAACCTGAGCGAGCAGGCCATCGCCGCAGCGGCGGGGCAGATCAGCACGCAGTACGGTGAGCGCTACAGCAAGAGCCGCCGTTTCACCAGCAAGAGCAAAGGCGCGCAAGAGGCGCACGAGGCCATCCGCCCAACCGACATGGCCGTGCGCAATGCCGGCAGCGACACCGATGCCGAGCGCCTGTACGACCTGATCTGGAAGCGCACGCTGGCCAGCCAGATGGCCGACGCCGAACTGGAGAAGACCGTGGTGGACATCAACATCAGCACGCGCCCCAACGAACAATTGCGCGCGCAGGGCGAAGTGATCCTCTTCGACGGTTTCCTCAAGGTGTACATGGAGGGCCGCGACGATGAGGGCGACGAGGAACAGGAAGGCCTGCTACCCGAGATGCGCCAAGGCGAAGCGTTGCAACTCCGCGAGATGACCGCCACGCAGCGCTACGAGCGCCCCGCGCCGCGCTACACCGAAGCGAGCCTGGTGAAGAAACTCGAAGAACTCGGCATCGGCCGACCGAGCACCTACGCGCCCACCATCAGCACCGTGCAGAAGCGCGGTTACGTGGTGAAGGAGAGCCGCGATGGAACGCCGCGCGCCTACCGCATCCTCACCTTGGCCGAGGGTGAGATCGCTGAGAAGACCGCCAGTGAGAACGCTGGCGCCGAGAAGCAGAAGCTTTTCCCATCAGACATCGGCATGGTAGTGAACGACTTCCTCGTGGAGCACTTCCCCGTGATCGTGGACCTGAACTTCACGGCGAAAGTGGAGGAGGAGTTCGACGTGATTGCCGAGGGCAAGGAGAACTGGCGCGAGATGATCGCCCGCTTCTACAAGCCCTTCCACGCCACACTGGGCACCGTGAAGGACACCGCGGAACGCGCTACTGGTGCCCGTATCCTGGGCAAGGACCCCGTGAGCGGCAAGGACGTCGTGGCCCGCATCGGCCGCTTCGGTCCCATGATCCAGATCGGCAGCGCCGAGGACGAGGAGAAGCCCCGCTTTGCCAGCCTGCGTAAAGACCAGAGCATCGCATCGGTCACCTTCGAGGAGGCCATGAATCTCTTCAAATTGCCACGCACCCTGGGAGAGCGCGATGGCGAAGTGTGCTCGGTAGGCATTGGCCGCTTCGGTCCATATGTGCGGTTGGGCAGCACTTACGCCAGCCTCACGCCCGATGATGACCCGCTCGAGATTTCGCTGGCACGAGCTGTGGAGCTCATCGACCTGAAGAAGGCGGCCAGTGCCACGCGCGACCTCGGCGAGTACAAGGGCGAGATGCTCGTGGTGGGCCGTGGCCGCTTCGGACCTTTCGTGAAATACCAGAAGACCTACGCCAACATTCCGAAAGGCGAGGAGCCTCCGACAGTGACGCTGGAACGCGGCATCGAGCTGATCGAGGCCAAGCTGGCAGGCGTTCGGCAGAACATCCTGAAGGAATTCGAGGGTTCAGGCATCCAGGTGCTTGCGGGCCGATATGGGCCGTACATCACGGATGGCAGCAAGAACGCCAACGTGCCCAAGGAGCAGAAGCCGGAAGAGCTCACGTTGGAAGCGGCTACGGCGCTGTTAGCCGCTGCACCAGAGAAGAAGGGCGGGAAGAAAGGTGGACGCGTGGCATCGAAGACCGCCGGCAGGAGCGCGGCCAAGGCGCCAGCGAAGAAGGCACGCAAGCCGGCCACGAAGAAGAAGCCTTAG
- the msrB gene encoding peptide-methionine (R)-S-oxide reductase MsrB: MRSRNIVPTLLSSLLLIACGSSNGQAPKAPAMSTNDMSQYDHSSNPYYSHTDTNKLNVALSEWKELLPADLYYIAFEKGTERAFTGKYWDFEGIGTYACAVCGNVLFQADSKFASSCGWPSFFQATRKDAILYHEDRTFGMVRTETTCGRCGAHLGHVFDDGPKPTGRRYCINSVSLEFIGKK, translated from the coding sequence ATGAGATCCCGCAACATCGTCCCCACCCTCCTCTCTTCGCTGCTGCTCATCGCCTGCGGAAGCAGTAACGGACAAGCACCGAAAGCACCTGCCATGAGCACCAACGACATGTCTCAGTACGACCACAGCTCGAATCCTTACTACTCGCACACCGACACCAACAAGCTGAACGTGGCGCTGAGCGAATGGAAGGAACTACTGCCCGCCGACCTCTACTACATCGCCTTCGAGAAGGGCACTGAGCGCGCCTTCACCGGCAAGTACTGGGACTTCGAGGGCATCGGCACCTACGCCTGCGCGGTATGCGGCAACGTGCTCTTCCAGGCCGACAGCAAATTCGCGAGCAGCTGCGGTTGGCCCAGCTTCTTCCAAGCCACGCGCAAGGATGCCATCCTCTACCACGAGGACCGCACCTTCGGCATGGTGCGCACGGAGACCACATGCGGGCGCTGCGGCGCTCACCTCGGCCACGTGTTCGATGATGGTCCGAAGCCTACGGGCCGACGGTATTGCATCAACAGCGTGAGCTTGGAGTTCATCGGGAAGAAGTAG
- a CDS encoding PepSY-like domain-containing protein → MRSIILSTALLICAQLLAQEPQPAVPPANAKTHLAKTYPKATVKEWKQGTKLFRAEFTLKGEKHTAVYTTEGAWVRTEHDIKKDELPGTIARALKASKFGAWKIEDVEEHATPEHASLFKLKVESEKEKAELSYLPDGKLLKEEVKARKVKDPKGS, encoded by the coding sequence ATGCGCAGCATAATCCTATCCACAGCCCTCCTCATCTGCGCGCAACTTCTTGCCCAGGAACCGCAACCCGCTGTTCCGCCCGCCAACGCGAAAACACATCTCGCGAAGACCTACCCCAAAGCCACCGTGAAGGAATGGAAACAAGGCACCAAGCTCTTCCGCGCGGAATTCACGCTGAAGGGCGAGAAGCACACGGCCGTGTACACCACCGAAGGCGCCTGGGTGCGCACCGAGCACGACATCAAGAAGGACGAATTGCCCGGCACCATCGCTCGTGCACTTAAGGCAAGCAAATTCGGGGCGTGGAAAATTGAAGACGTCGAAGAGCACGCTACACCAGAGCACGCAAGCCTCTTCAAACTGAAAGTGGAATCGGAGAAGGAGAAGGCCGAGCTCTCCTACTTGCCGGATGGGAAGTTGCTGAAGGAGGAGGTGAAGGCGAGGAAGGTGAAGGATCCGAAGGGCAGCTAG
- the miaB gene encoding tRNA (N6-isopentenyl adenosine(37)-C2)-methylthiotransferase MiaB: MNVSDSEVVASILAKDGYTPVKSAEDADLVLLNTCSIREKAEYTVLQRINEMNNLKARNKGLKVGVLGCMAERMREDLLEKKKVVDLVVGPDAYRTLPELLEKVGTGQKAVNVLLSREETYAEIEPVRLDTNGVTAFVTIMRGCDNMCAFCVVPFTRGRERSRDPQTIVRECEQLVRDGYKEVTLLGQNVDSYKWTPREANAQEAGAAGMMQKPSTDFADLLEMVALACPDLRIRYSTSHPKDMTDKVLLVMARYPNICKYIHLPVQSGSGDVLKRMNRGYDRAWYLERIASIRKHMPDCALSTDIIAGYCGETDEDHQQTLSLINEVGFDMAFMFKYSERPKTLAARKYPDDVPDDEKGRRLQEIIDLQKEKSAERLRGYVGETHEVLLEGVSKRSAEHLFGRNTQNSIVIVQRLFNEYELKPGDLVKTRITSSTAGSLQGEVLEVLNQQPALA, from the coding sequence ATGAACGTGAGCGACAGTGAGGTCGTGGCGAGCATCTTGGCCAAGGACGGCTACACCCCGGTGAAGAGCGCCGAAGATGCCGACCTGGTGCTGCTGAACACGTGCAGCATCCGCGAGAAGGCCGAGTACACCGTTCTGCAGCGCATCAACGAGATGAATAACCTGAAGGCCCGCAACAAGGGCCTGAAGGTAGGCGTGCTGGGCTGCATGGCCGAGCGCATGCGCGAGGACCTGCTGGAGAAGAAGAAAGTGGTGGACCTGGTAGTAGGCCCCGATGCTTATCGCACTCTGCCCGAGCTTCTGGAGAAGGTGGGCACGGGCCAGAAAGCCGTGAACGTGCTGCTGAGCCGCGAGGAGACCTACGCGGAGATTGAGCCGGTGCGGCTGGATACCAACGGCGTAACGGCCTTCGTGACCATCATGCGGGGCTGCGATAACATGTGCGCCTTCTGCGTGGTGCCTTTCACACGGGGCCGGGAGCGGAGCCGCGACCCGCAGACCATCGTGCGCGAATGCGAGCAACTGGTTCGCGATGGATACAAGGAGGTGACGCTGCTGGGGCAAAATGTGGATTCGTACAAGTGGACCCCGCGCGAGGCGAACGCACAGGAGGCAGGCGCAGCAGGCATGATGCAGAAGCCGTCTACTGATTTCGCCGACCTGCTGGAAATGGTGGCCCTCGCCTGCCCCGACTTGCGTATCCGGTATAGCACCAGCCACCCGAAGGATATGACCGACAAGGTGCTCTTGGTGATGGCGCGCTATCCGAACATCTGCAAGTACATCCACTTGCCCGTGCAGAGCGGCAGCGGCGATGTGCTGAAGCGCATGAACCGCGGGTACGACCGCGCCTGGTACCTGGAACGCATCGCGAGTATCCGCAAGCACATGCCCGATTGCGCGCTGAGCACCGACATCATCGCCGGCTATTGCGGCGAGACCGATGAGGACCATCAGCAAACCCTATCGCTGATCAACGAGGTGGGCTTCGATATGGCCTTCATGTTCAAGTACAGCGAGCGGCCCAAGACGTTGGCTGCGCGCAAGTACCCCGATGATGTGCCCGATGACGAGAAAGGACGAAGGCTCCAGGAGATCATCGACCTGCAGAAGGAGAAGAGTGCAGAACGCCTGCGCGGCTACGTTGGCGAAACGCATGAGGTGCTCCTTGAAGGCGTGAGCAAGCGGAGCGCTGAGCACCTATTCGGTCGCAATACGCAGAACAGCATCGTCATCGTCCAACGGCTCTTCAATGAATATGAATTGAAGCCGGGCGACCTCGTGAAAACCCGCATCACCAGTTCCACAGCAGGCAGCTTGCAAGGCGAGGTGCTTGAAGTGTTGAATCAACAACCCGCACTGGCATGA
- a CDS encoding sigma-54-dependent Fis family transcriptional regulator, with amino-acid sequence MNVQPIKQRFEIIGASPLLDRAIEIAVQVAPTDLTVLVQGESGSGKEVMSKIIHANSARKHGPYHAVNCGAIPEGTIDSELFGHEKGSFTGAHEARKGYFETANGGTLFLDEVGELPLNTQVRLLRVLETGEFIRVGSSKCQKTNVRVVAATNVNMLQAVARGTFREDLYYRLNTVPIHLPALRERKEDIHLLFRWFAQQAATRYKAPTITLKDDAVQLLTGYRWPGNVRQLRNIVDQLSVIERDREISAATLRNYLPAESTALVPAGAAANGGSMDSVSERELIFKFLFDMKSDLNALKEQVKAITGGQHLPTMVHGMPQDEILLPHAPPAYGTVSIVPKGQAVNEDIAHTEVEETLSLTEKEKELIVKALAKHRDRRKAAANELGISERTLYRKIKEYGL; translated from the coding sequence ATGAACGTGCAACCGATCAAACAGCGGTTCGAGATCATCGGGGCATCACCGTTGCTGGACCGCGCCATCGAGATAGCCGTGCAGGTGGCGCCCACCGACCTCACCGTGCTGGTGCAGGGTGAGAGCGGCAGCGGTAAGGAAGTGATGAGCAAGATCATACACGCCAACAGCGCACGGAAGCACGGCCCCTACCACGCGGTGAACTGCGGGGCCATCCCCGAGGGCACCATCGACAGCGAGCTCTTCGGCCACGAGAAAGGCAGCTTCACCGGAGCGCACGAAGCGCGCAAGGGCTACTTCGAGACTGCCAATGGCGGCACGCTCTTCCTGGATGAAGTCGGCGAGTTGCCGTTGAACACCCAGGTGCGCTTGCTGCGCGTGCTGGAGACCGGTGAGTTCATCCGCGTGGGCAGCAGCAAGTGCCAGAAGACCAACGTGCGCGTGGTGGCCGCCACCAACGTGAACATGCTGCAGGCGGTGGCGCGCGGCACCTTCCGCGAGGACCTGTACTACCGCCTCAACACGGTGCCCATCCACCTGCCCGCGCTGCGCGAGCGCAAGGAGGACATCCACCTGCTGTTCCGCTGGTTCGCGCAGCAGGCCGCCACTCGTTACAAGGCGCCCACCATCACCCTGAAGGACGATGCAGTGCAGCTGCTCACGGGCTATCGTTGGCCTGGCAACGTTCGCCAATTGCGCAATATCGTGGATCAGCTGAGCGTGATCGAGCGCGACCGCGAGATCAGCGCAGCCACCCTGCGCAACTACCTCCCTGCCGAGAGCACGGCGCTGGTGCCCGCTGGAGCCGCAGCCAATGGCGGCAGCATGGACAGCGTGAGCGAGCGCGAGCTCATCTTCAAGTTCCTCTTCGACATGAAGAGCGACCTGAACGCGCTGAAGGAGCAGGTGAAGGCCATCACCGGCGGGCAGCACTTGCCGACAATGGTGCACGGGATGCCGCAGGACGAGATCCTGCTGCCCCATGCCCCGCCAGCCTACGGAACGGTTAGCATCGTCCCGAAAGGGCAAGCGGTGAACGAGGACATCGCCCACACCGAAGTGGAAGAGACGCTCAGCCTCACGGAGAAAGAGAAGGAGCTCATCGTGAAGGCGCTGGCCAAGCACCGGGACCGGCGCAAAGCCGCAGCGAATGAGCTCGGCATCAGTGAACGCACCTTGTACCGGAAGATCAAGGAGTACGGGCTATGA
- a CDS encoding LptE family protein: MVVRRLSAACGLLALLHLPACSVNYSFSGGDTGDARTVSVELFETRAPLATPSAAQGLTETVRDLMLAQTRLRLAQREGDVQYSGTITGYDVQPVNIQASETAALNRLTIAASITFVNTLDPKKNSEFTVSRFADYNSSQDLTAVETQLVDEIGKQLAQDIFDRTLGNW; the protein is encoded by the coding sequence ATGGTCGTGCGCCGATTGTCTGCTGCCTGCGGCCTACTGGCCCTCTTGCACCTGCCCGCATGCAGCGTGAACTACTCCTTTTCCGGCGGGGACACTGGCGATGCACGCACCGTGAGCGTGGAACTTTTCGAGACCCGGGCACCGCTGGCCACGCCTTCTGCGGCGCAGGGCCTCACAGAGACGGTCCGTGACCTGATGCTCGCCCAGACGCGCTTGCGGCTCGCGCAGCGCGAGGGCGATGTGCAGTACAGCGGCACCATCACGGGCTACGATGTGCAGCCGGTGAACATCCAGGCCAGCGAGACCGCGGCGCTCAACCGGCTCACGATCGCCGCGAGCATCACCTTTGTGAACACCCTGGACCCGAAGAAGAACTCCGAATTCACCGTGAGCCGCTTCGCCGATTACAACAGCAGCCAGGACCTCACCGCAGTGGAAACGCAACTCGTGGATGAGATCGGCAAGCAGCTGGCGCAGGATATCTTCGATCGCACCTTGGGCAACTGGTAA
- the secG gene encoding preprotein translocase subunit SecG codes for MYTLVTVLILIICGLLALVVLAQNPKGGGLAAGFTGAQQIGGVQRTADFLEKSTWTLSGALMVLCLISAGIQTSGKGSNMLNDTIEQTDGDSVDPGADAADPGTEAGDPDAEADPNP; via the coding sequence ATGTACACCCTCGTTACCGTCCTCATCCTCATCATCTGCGGGCTACTAGCATTGGTGGTCCTGGCCCAGAATCCCAAAGGTGGCGGTTTGGCAGCCGGCTTCACCGGGGCCCAGCAGATCGGCGGCGTGCAGCGCACCGCGGATTTCCTGGAGAAATCGACTTGGACCTTGAGCGGGGCCCTCATGGTGCTCTGCCTCATCTCGGCGGGCATCCAAACCAGCGGCAAGGGCAGCAATATGCTGAACGACACCATTGAGCAGACCGACGGCGATTCAGTCGATCCTGGAGCGGATGCCGCTGATCCAGGTACAGAGGCAGGTGATCCTGACGCGGAGGCCGACCCTAACCCGTAG